One window from the genome of Oryctolagus cuniculus chromosome 1, mOryCun1.1, whole genome shotgun sequence encodes:
- the AGPAT2 gene encoding 1-acyl-sn-glycerol-3-phosphate acyltransferase beta isoform X3, whose translation MELWPWLTAALLGLLLLLRLHRAANFCARIALYCALCLAVSALASLVCLLRHGGRTVENMSIISWFVRGFKYVYGIRFEVRGRPKLEVEQPCVIISNHQSILDMMGLMEVLPRRCVQVAKRELLFLGPVGLVMYLGGVFFINRQRSSTAVSVMADLSERMVRENLKVWIYPEGTRNTNGDLLPFKKGAFYLAIQAQTCSCRPHRRPRCPSLSQVPIIPVVYSSFSSFYDISTKLFTSGTIRVEVLDAVPTSGLTVADVPTLLDTCHQAMRSTFLHISKTPQGDGAAEGSGAQAAQ comes from the exons ATGGAGCTGTGGCCCTGGCTGACGGCCGcgctgctggggctgctgctgctgctgcggctgcACCGCGCCGCCAACTTCTGCGCCAGGATCGCGCTCTACTGCGCGCTGTGCCTGGCCGTGTCGGCGCTCGCCTCGCTCGtctgcctgctgcgccacggCGGCCGCACGGTGGAGAACATGAG CATCATCAGCTGGTTCGTGCGGGGCTTCAAGTACGTGTACGGCATCCGCTTTGAGGTCCGGGGCCGGCCGaagctggaggtggagcagccgtgtGTCATCATCTCCAACCATCAGAGCATCCTGGACATGATGG GCCTCATGGAGGTGCTCCCCAGGCGCTGTGTGCAGGTGGCCAAGCGGGAGCTGCTGTTCCTGGGGCCCGTGGGCCTCGTCATGTACCTGGGCGGCGTCTTCTTCATCAACCGCCAGCGCTCCAGCACTGCCGTGAGCGTGATGGCCGACCTGAGCGAGCGCATGGTCAGGGAGAAC CTCAAAGTGTGGATCTACCCCGAGGGCACGCGCAACACCAACGGCGACCTGCTACCCTTCAAGAAAGGCGCCTTCTACCTGGCGATCCAGGCCCAG ACCTGCAGCTGTCGCCCCCACCGCCGCCCCCGCTGCCCGTCTCTGTCACAGGTGCCCATCATCCCCGTGGTCTACTCGTCCTTCTCCTCCTTCTACGACATCAGCACGAAGCTGTTCACCTCAG gaaccATCAGGGTGGAAGTGCTGGACGCCGTCCCCACCAGCGGCCTCACCGTGGCCGACGTCCCGACGCTCCTGGACACCTGCCACCAGGCCATGCGCAGCACCTTTCTGCACATATCCAAGACGCCCCAGGGGGACGGGGCGGCCGAGGGGTCCGGGGCCCAGGCCGCTCAGTAG
- the AGPAT2 gene encoding 1-acyl-sn-glycerol-3-phosphate acyltransferase beta isoform X1, with amino-acid sequence MELWPWLTAALLGLLLLLRLHRAANFCARIALYCALCLAVSALASLVCLLRHGGRTVENMSIISWFVRGFKYVYGIRFEVRGRPKLEVEQPCVIISNHQSILDMMGLMEVLPRRCVQVAKRELLFLGPVGLVMYLGGVFFINRQRSSTAVSVMADLSERMVRENLKVWIYPEGTRNTNGDLLPFKKGAFYLAIQAQVPIIPVVYSSFSSFYDISTKLFTSGTIRVEVLDAVPTSGLTVADVPTLLDTCHQAMRSTFLHISKTPQGDGAAEGSGAQAAQ; translated from the exons ATGGAGCTGTGGCCCTGGCTGACGGCCGcgctgctggggctgctgctgctgctgcggctgcACCGCGCCGCCAACTTCTGCGCCAGGATCGCGCTCTACTGCGCGCTGTGCCTGGCCGTGTCGGCGCTCGCCTCGCTCGtctgcctgctgcgccacggCGGCCGCACGGTGGAGAACATGAG CATCATCAGCTGGTTCGTGCGGGGCTTCAAGTACGTGTACGGCATCCGCTTTGAGGTCCGGGGCCGGCCGaagctggaggtggagcagccgtgtGTCATCATCTCCAACCATCAGAGCATCCTGGACATGATGG GCCTCATGGAGGTGCTCCCCAGGCGCTGTGTGCAGGTGGCCAAGCGGGAGCTGCTGTTCCTGGGGCCCGTGGGCCTCGTCATGTACCTGGGCGGCGTCTTCTTCATCAACCGCCAGCGCTCCAGCACTGCCGTGAGCGTGATGGCCGACCTGAGCGAGCGCATGGTCAGGGAGAAC CTCAAAGTGTGGATCTACCCCGAGGGCACGCGCAACACCAACGGCGACCTGCTACCCTTCAAGAAAGGCGCCTTCTACCTGGCGATCCAGGCCCAG GTGCCCATCATCCCCGTGGTCTACTCGTCCTTCTCCTCCTTCTACGACATCAGCACGAAGCTGTTCACCTCAG gaaccATCAGGGTGGAAGTGCTGGACGCCGTCCCCACCAGCGGCCTCACCGTGGCCGACGTCCCGACGCTCCTGGACACCTGCCACCAGGCCATGCGCAGCACCTTTCTGCACATATCCAAGACGCCCCAGGGGGACGGGGCGGCCGAGGGGTCCGGGGCCCAGGCCGCTCAGTAG
- the AGPAT2 gene encoding 1-acyl-sn-glycerol-3-phosphate acyltransferase beta isoform X2, with translation MMGLMEVLPRRCVQVAKRELLFLGPVGLVMYLGGVFFINRQRSSTAVSVMADLSERMVRENLKVWIYPEGTRNTNGDLLPFKKGAFYLAIQAQVPIIPVVYSSFSSFYDISTKLFTSGTIRVEVLDAVPTSGLTVADVPTLLDTCHQAMRSTFLHISKTPQGDGAAEGSGAQAAQ, from the exons ATGATGG GCCTCATGGAGGTGCTCCCCAGGCGCTGTGTGCAGGTGGCCAAGCGGGAGCTGCTGTTCCTGGGGCCCGTGGGCCTCGTCATGTACCTGGGCGGCGTCTTCTTCATCAACCGCCAGCGCTCCAGCACTGCCGTGAGCGTGATGGCCGACCTGAGCGAGCGCATGGTCAGGGAGAAC CTCAAAGTGTGGATCTACCCCGAGGGCACGCGCAACACCAACGGCGACCTGCTACCCTTCAAGAAAGGCGCCTTCTACCTGGCGATCCAGGCCCAG GTGCCCATCATCCCCGTGGTCTACTCGTCCTTCTCCTCCTTCTACGACATCAGCACGAAGCTGTTCACCTCAG gaaccATCAGGGTGGAAGTGCTGGACGCCGTCCCCACCAGCGGCCTCACCGTGGCCGACGTCCCGACGCTCCTGGACACCTGCCACCAGGCCATGCGCAGCACCTTTCTGCACATATCCAAGACGCCCCAGGGGGACGGGGCGGCCGAGGGGTCCGGGGCCCAGGCCGCTCAGTAG
- the EGFL7 gene encoding epidermal growth factor-like protein 7 isoform X2, with protein MWGSRELLLVWFLVLAAGGTEHVYRPGRRVCAVGVAEAPESFVQRVYQPFLTTCDGHRACSTYRTLYRTAYRRSPGPAPARPRYACCPGWRRSSGLPGACAAAVCQPPCRNGGSCVRPGRCHCPAGWRGDTCQTDVDECSSGRSGCPQRCVNTAGSYWCQCWEGHSPSADGRLCLPEGGAPSSAPSPPTGDSAPPPPLCWAWGAGCWGEASPWGSPALGGGSGGPRLRLRPGLPQVPRWAGASPGTGRGAALGGGGGLVSAPCRPQGLEDTGRASLVMGHYYFRYALCHFKLVPGGRCREGGGAAAAGQGGRAGAEAAAGAGPAAQPGRAGLGARAAGPGQPPGPLLPAAGPRGLSERADLLPGGAAGVMLLQEGAVTGRPASCAPACAGQKSPSSSSRLGHGAGPLLPTTPGASRVGNSPPVLCQNKNKA; from the exons ATGTGGGGCTCCCGGGAGCTGCTCCTGGTGTGGTTTCTGGTGCTGGCGGCTGGCGGCACCGAGCACGTCTACCGGCCCGG CCGCAGGGTGTGTGCGGTCGGGGTCGCCGAGGCGCCGGAGTCCTTCGTGCAGAGAGTGTACCAGCCCTTCCTCACCACCTGTGACGGGCACCGGGCCTGCAGCACCTACCG GACCCTGTACAGGACTGCCTACCGCCGCAGCCCGGGGCCGgccccagccaggcctcgctATGCCTGCTGCCCCGGCTGGAGGAGAAGCAGTGGGCTCCCTGGGGCCTGTGCAGCAG CCGTATGCCAGCCGCCGTGTCGGAACGGAGGGAGCTGTGTCCGGCCCGGCCGCTGCCACTGCCCTGCGGGATGGCGGGGTGACACCTGTCAGACAG ACGTGGACGAGTGCAGCTCTGGCAGGTCCGGCTGCCCCCAGCGCTGTGTCAACACCGCCGGAAGCTACTGGTGCCAGTGCTGGGAGGGGCACAGCCCCTCTGCGGACGGGAGGCTCTGCCTGCCCGAGGGAGGGGCCCCCAGCTCGGCCCCAAGCCCGCCGACAGGTgactcagcccccccccccccgctttgctgggcctggggagctggctgcTGGGGGGAGGCGTCTCCCTGGGGCTCGCCTGCACTTGGGGGGGGGAGCGGGGGCCCCAGGCTCAGACTGAGGCCCGGGCTCCCGCAGGTGCCACGGTGGGCGGGGGCCTCCCCCGGGACGGGGAGGGGGGCggctctgggtgggggtgggggcctcgTCTCAGCCCCGTGCAGGCCCCAAGGCCTGGAGGACACCGGCCGCGCCTCGCTGGTGATGGGACATTATTACTTTCGGTACGCGCTGTGCCACTTCAAACTCGTACC GGGCGGACGGTGCCGTGAGGGAGGAGGTGCGGCAGCTGCGGGCCAGGGTGGACGCGCTGGAGCAG AGGCTGCAGCTGGCGCTGGCCCCGCTGCACAGCCTGGCCGCGCTGGCCTCGGAGCACGGGCTGCCGGACCCGGGCAGCCTCCTGGTCCACTCCTTCCGGCAGCTGGACCGCGTGGACTCTCTGAGCGAGCAGATCTCCTtcctggaggagcagctggggtcaT GCTCCTGCAGGAAGGAGCTGTGACAGGCCGACCGGCCTCCTGCGCCCCCGCCTGTGCTGGGCAGAAATCCCCTTCGTCTTCCTCAAGACTCGGGCATGGGGCGGGGCCCCTACTCCCCACGACCCCGGGGGCTTCCAGGGTGGGTAACTCGCCCCCAGTTCTTTGTCAGAATAAAAACAAGGCTTGA
- the EGFL7 gene encoding epidermal growth factor-like protein 7 isoform X5, with the protein MWGSRELLLVWFLVLAAGGTEHVYRPGRRVCAVGVAEAPESFVQRVYQPFLTTCDGHRACSTYRTLYRTAYRRSPGPAPARPRYACCPGWRRSSGLPGACAAAVCQPPCRNGGSCVRPGRCHCPAGWRGDTCQTGADGAVREEVRQLRARVDALEQRLQLALAPLHSLAALASEHGLPDPGSLLVHSFRQLDRVDSLSEQISFLEEQLGSCSCRKEL; encoded by the exons ATGTGGGGCTCCCGGGAGCTGCTCCTGGTGTGGTTTCTGGTGCTGGCGGCTGGCGGCACCGAGCACGTCTACCGGCCCGG CCGCAGGGTGTGTGCGGTCGGGGTCGCCGAGGCGCCGGAGTCCTTCGTGCAGAGAGTGTACCAGCCCTTCCTCACCACCTGTGACGGGCACCGGGCCTGCAGCACCTACCG GACCCTGTACAGGACTGCCTACCGCCGCAGCCCGGGGCCGgccccagccaggcctcgctATGCCTGCTGCCCCGGCTGGAGGAGAAGCAGTGGGCTCCCTGGGGCCTGTGCAGCAG CCGTATGCCAGCCGCCGTGTCGGAACGGAGGGAGCTGTGTCCGGCCCGGCCGCTGCCACTGCCCTGCGGGATGGCGGGGTGACACCTGTCAGACAG GGGCGGACGGTGCCGTGAGGGAGGAGGTGCGGCAGCTGCGGGCCAGGGTGGACGCGCTGGAGCAG AGGCTGCAGCTGGCGCTGGCCCCGCTGCACAGCCTGGCCGCGCTGGCCTCGGAGCACGGGCTGCCGGACCCGGGCAGCCTCCTGGTCCACTCCTTCCGGCAGCTGGACCGCGTGGACTCTCTGAGCGAGCAGATCTCCTtcctggaggagcagctggggtcaT GCTCCTGCAGGAAGGAGCTGTGA
- the EGFL7 gene encoding epidermal growth factor-like protein 7 isoform X4, with translation MWGSRELLLVWFLVLAAGGTEHVYRPGRRVCAVGVAEAPESFVQRVYQPFLTTCDGHRACSTYRTLYRTAYRRSPGPAPARPRYACCPGWRRSSGLPGACAAAVCQPPCRNGGSCVRPGRCHCPAGWRGDTCQTDVDECSSGRSGCPQRCVNTAGSYWCQCWEGHSPSADGRLCLPEGGAPSSAPSPPTGADGAVREEVRQLRARVDALEQRLQLALAPLHSLAALASEHGLPDPGSLLVHSFRQLDRVDSLSEQISFLEEQLGSCSCRKEL, from the exons ATGTGGGGCTCCCGGGAGCTGCTCCTGGTGTGGTTTCTGGTGCTGGCGGCTGGCGGCACCGAGCACGTCTACCGGCCCGG CCGCAGGGTGTGTGCGGTCGGGGTCGCCGAGGCGCCGGAGTCCTTCGTGCAGAGAGTGTACCAGCCCTTCCTCACCACCTGTGACGGGCACCGGGCCTGCAGCACCTACCG GACCCTGTACAGGACTGCCTACCGCCGCAGCCCGGGGCCGgccccagccaggcctcgctATGCCTGCTGCCCCGGCTGGAGGAGAAGCAGTGGGCTCCCTGGGGCCTGTGCAGCAG CCGTATGCCAGCCGCCGTGTCGGAACGGAGGGAGCTGTGTCCGGCCCGGCCGCTGCCACTGCCCTGCGGGATGGCGGGGTGACACCTGTCAGACAG ACGTGGACGAGTGCAGCTCTGGCAGGTCCGGCTGCCCCCAGCGCTGTGTCAACACCGCCGGAAGCTACTGGTGCCAGTGCTGGGAGGGGCACAGCCCCTCTGCGGACGGGAGGCTCTGCCTGCCCGAGGGAGGGGCCCCCAGCTCGGCCCCAAGCCCGCCGACAG GGGCGGACGGTGCCGTGAGGGAGGAGGTGCGGCAGCTGCGGGCCAGGGTGGACGCGCTGGAGCAG AGGCTGCAGCTGGCGCTGGCCCCGCTGCACAGCCTGGCCGCGCTGGCCTCGGAGCACGGGCTGCCGGACCCGGGCAGCCTCCTGGTCCACTCCTTCCGGCAGCTGGACCGCGTGGACTCTCTGAGCGAGCAGATCTCCTtcctggaggagcagctggggtcaT GCTCCTGCAGGAAGGAGCTGTGA
- the EGFL7 gene encoding epidermal growth factor-like protein 7 isoform X3, whose protein sequence is MWGSRELLLVWFLVLAAGGTEHVYRPGRRVCAVGVAEAPESFVQRVYQPFLTTCDGHRACSTYRTLYRTAYRRSPGPAPARPRYACCPGWRRSSGLPGACAAAVCQPPCRNGGSCVRPGRCHCPAGWRGDTCQTGADGAVREEVRQLRARVDALEQVRPRRSLGHGCHPRGGGGAPCKDPVPGEASWLLSALGTPRDGTPPLHLSTPGRSCGASQRDSGPATPLASQQLGRRAHPSHPASPKRSSVWGVQSPCWPPLGSRGAEGRGAGRRHTCLPCRGCSWRWPRCTAWPRWPRSTGCRTRAASWSTPSGSWTAWTL, encoded by the exons ATGTGGGGCTCCCGGGAGCTGCTCCTGGTGTGGTTTCTGGTGCTGGCGGCTGGCGGCACCGAGCACGTCTACCGGCCCGG CCGCAGGGTGTGTGCGGTCGGGGTCGCCGAGGCGCCGGAGTCCTTCGTGCAGAGAGTGTACCAGCCCTTCCTCACCACCTGTGACGGGCACCGGGCCTGCAGCACCTACCG GACCCTGTACAGGACTGCCTACCGCCGCAGCCCGGGGCCGgccccagccaggcctcgctATGCCTGCTGCCCCGGCTGGAGGAGAAGCAGTGGGCTCCCTGGGGCCTGTGCAGCAG CCGTATGCCAGCCGCCGTGTCGGAACGGAGGGAGCTGTGTCCGGCCCGGCCGCTGCCACTGCCCTGCGGGATGGCGGGGTGACACCTGTCAGACAG GGGCGGACGGTGCCGTGAGGGAGGAGGTGCGGCAGCTGCGGGCCAGGGTGGACGCGCTGGAGCAGGTGAGGCCCCGACGCTCCCTGGGACACGGCTGTCAcccgcggggtgggggtggggctccctgTAAGGACCCTGTCCCAGGGGAAGCATCCTGGCTGCTGTCAGCCCTGGGGACTCCCCGGGACGGGACCCCCCCACTTCACCTGTCCACACCAGGACGGTCCTGTGGGGCCTCCCAGCGGGACTCTGGCCCAGCGACCCCGTTGGCTTCGCAGCAGCTGGGCAGGCGGGCACACCCGAGCCACCCGGCCTCTCCGAAACGCAGCTCTGTCTGGGGCGTCCAGAGCCCCTGCTGGCCCCCGCTCGGCTCTCGGGGCGCAGAGGGGCGCGGGGCTGGCCGGCGTCACACGTGCCTTCCCTGCAGAGGCTGCAGCTGGCGCTGGCCCCGCTGCACAGCCTGGCCGCGCTGGCCTCGGAGCACGGGCTGCCGGACCCGGGCAGCCTCCTGGTCCACTCCTTCCGGCAGCTGGACCGCGTGGACTCTCTGA
- the EGFL7 gene encoding epidermal growth factor-like protein 7 isoform X1 codes for MWGSRELLLVWFLVLAAGGTEHVYRPGRRVCAVGVAEAPESFVQRVYQPFLTTCDGHRACSTYRTLYRTAYRRSPGPAPARPRYACCPGWRRSSGLPGACAAAVCQPPCRNGGSCVRPGRCHCPAGWRGDTCQTDVDECSSGRSGCPQRCVNTAGSYWCQCWEGHSPSADGRLCLPEGGAPSSAPSPPTGADGAVREEVRQLRARVDALEQVRPRRSLGHGCHPRGGGGAPCKDPVPGEASWLLSALGTPRDGTPPLHLSTPGRSCGASQRDSGPATPLASQQLGRRAHPSHPASPKRSSVWGVQSPCWPPLGSRGAEGRGAGRRHTCLPCRGCSWRWPRCTAWPRWPRSTGCRTRAASWSTPSGSWTAWTL; via the exons ATGTGGGGCTCCCGGGAGCTGCTCCTGGTGTGGTTTCTGGTGCTGGCGGCTGGCGGCACCGAGCACGTCTACCGGCCCGG CCGCAGGGTGTGTGCGGTCGGGGTCGCCGAGGCGCCGGAGTCCTTCGTGCAGAGAGTGTACCAGCCCTTCCTCACCACCTGTGACGGGCACCGGGCCTGCAGCACCTACCG GACCCTGTACAGGACTGCCTACCGCCGCAGCCCGGGGCCGgccccagccaggcctcgctATGCCTGCTGCCCCGGCTGGAGGAGAAGCAGTGGGCTCCCTGGGGCCTGTGCAGCAG CCGTATGCCAGCCGCCGTGTCGGAACGGAGGGAGCTGTGTCCGGCCCGGCCGCTGCCACTGCCCTGCGGGATGGCGGGGTGACACCTGTCAGACAG ACGTGGACGAGTGCAGCTCTGGCAGGTCCGGCTGCCCCCAGCGCTGTGTCAACACCGCCGGAAGCTACTGGTGCCAGTGCTGGGAGGGGCACAGCCCCTCTGCGGACGGGAGGCTCTGCCTGCCCGAGGGAGGGGCCCCCAGCTCGGCCCCAAGCCCGCCGACAG GGGCGGACGGTGCCGTGAGGGAGGAGGTGCGGCAGCTGCGGGCCAGGGTGGACGCGCTGGAGCAGGTGAGGCCCCGACGCTCCCTGGGACACGGCTGTCAcccgcggggtgggggtggggctccctgTAAGGACCCTGTCCCAGGGGAAGCATCCTGGCTGCTGTCAGCCCTGGGGACTCCCCGGGACGGGACCCCCCCACTTCACCTGTCCACACCAGGACGGTCCTGTGGGGCCTCCCAGCGGGACTCTGGCCCAGCGACCCCGTTGGCTTCGCAGCAGCTGGGCAGGCGGGCACACCCGAGCCACCCGGCCTCTCCGAAACGCAGCTCTGTCTGGGGCGTCCAGAGCCCCTGCTGGCCCCCGCTCGGCTCTCGGGGCGCAGAGGGGCGCGGGGCTGGCCGGCGTCACACGTGCCTTCCCTGCAGAGGCTGCAGCTGGCGCTGGCCCCGCTGCACAGCCTGGCCGCGCTGGCCTCGGAGCACGGGCTGCCGGACCCGGGCAGCCTCCTGGTCCACTCCTTCCGGCAGCTGGACCGCGTGGACTCTCTGA